From a single Polynucleobacter asymbioticus QLW-P1DMWA-1 genomic region:
- a CDS encoding bifunctional riboflavin kinase/FAD synthetase: MNVFRGPTQFSAGLACALTIGNFDGVHRGHRALLKQLVDGATERGLVSCVMTFEPHPKEFFSPEQAPPRILNLRDKLAALAELGIDRVVVEHFNTAFARLSPEEFVSEIIVKRLNAKWILIGDDFCYGAKRAGDFASLKAAGEKYGFEVSSIQTILENGERISSSALRNALGSGDMLQAEKLLGRPYSISGHVIHGQQLGRQLGFPTLNLAVANHLHHRKPATTGIFTAQVLGLSDKALPAVASLGVRPTVEDEGRVLLETHVFDYQQDVYGKIITVELLEKIRDEAKYDGLVALTQAIASDAKHARNYFKKKAYV; encoded by the coding sequence TATTCCGTGGCCCCACCCAGTTTTCTGCAGGACTTGCTTGTGCCCTTACCATCGGCAACTTCGATGGCGTGCATAGGGGTCATCGCGCCCTATTAAAGCAATTAGTAGATGGCGCCACCGAGCGAGGCTTGGTAAGTTGCGTCATGACGTTTGAGCCTCACCCAAAAGAATTCTTTTCCCCTGAGCAGGCGCCCCCCAGAATTTTGAACTTACGCGATAAGTTAGCTGCTTTGGCAGAGCTAGGAATTGACCGCGTTGTTGTCGAACACTTTAATACTGCTTTTGCTCGCCTCTCACCTGAAGAGTTTGTTTCTGAAATTATTGTTAAACGACTCAATGCCAAATGGATTTTGATTGGCGATGACTTTTGCTATGGTGCAAAACGCGCCGGTGATTTTGCAAGCTTAAAAGCTGCTGGGGAGAAGTATGGCTTTGAAGTTTCCAGCATTCAAACCATACTCGAAAATGGCGAGCGTATTTCTAGTTCTGCACTACGTAATGCATTAGGCAGCGGTGATATGTTGCAAGCAGAAAAATTACTCGGACGACCTTATAGTATTTCTGGTCACGTGATTCATGGTCAACAACTCGGTCGTCAATTAGGATTCCCCACTTTAAATCTTGCGGTTGCAAACCATCTTCATCATCGTAAACCGGCAACTACTGGCATCTTTACCGCTCAAGTATTGGGACTCTCAGATAAAGCCCTGCCAGCGGTTGCTAGCCTAGGTGTACGGCCAACAGTTGAAGACGAAGGACGCGTTCTTTTGGAAACCCATGTGTTTGATTATCAGCAAGATGTGTATGGAAAAATTATTACCGTCGAACTCTTAGAAAAGATTCGCGACGAGGCCAAGTATGATGGTCTCGTCGCCCTTACCCAAGCTATTGCATCAGATGCAAAGCACGCCAGAAATTATTTCAAGAAAAAAGCTTATGTCTGA
- the ileS gene encoding isoleucine--tRNA ligase has product MSRKKLMSEKENTYPVNLLDSSFPMRGDLAKREPQWVAQWQKNKLYEKIRAAHANQPKFILHDGPPYANGDIHIGHAVNKILKDMIVKSRWLMGFDSAYVPGWDCHGMPIEIQIEKQFGKNLPTAEVQAKARAYAQVQIDKQKKDFERLGVLGDWNNPYLTMNFRNEADEIRALGKIWEKGYVFRGLKPVNWCFDCGSALAEAEVEYQDKTDPTVDVGFAFDEAQRPQLAKAFGLSELPNKPGQIVIWTTTPWTIPANQAMNVHPELIYALVDVGDKLLILAKDRVETCLQDYGLEGKIIATCTGSQLANISFWHPLASLHEGYKRLSPIYPAEYVTIDTGTGIVHSAPAYGEEDFKSCKANNLADKDILNPVMGNGVYASWLPLFANEYIWKANPKIVEAMREAGSLLRDKTYTHSYMHCWRHKSPIIYRATSQWFASMDKKPTDGKASLRETALAGIENTEFFPAWGKQRLHSMIANRPDWTLSRQRQWGVPMAFFVHKETGDPHPRTVELLEEIAKRVETGGIEAWQQLEVAELLGEEASQYEKNRDTLDVWFDSGTTHWHVIRGSHRDELLTAEAETPQGRLADLYLEGSDQHRGWFHSSLLTGAMLDGKPPYKALLTHGFTVDGQGRKMSKSVGNVIAPQQVADKLGAEIIRLWVASTDYSGEMTISDEILKRVTESYRRIRNTLRFLLANLSDFDHAKHAMPVDQWLEIDRYALALANQLQEDVEAHYKAYEFQPAVARMLSFCSEDLGGFYLDIIKDRLYTSAPNSPDRRAAQNALFHITRNLLKWLSPFLSFTAEEAWKDFPHGSDNQASESIFMEEFGSFPEITDSQELLAKWNRIREIRSEVTKAIEVEREAGNVGSSLQAELTIKVGDVDFAILHSLENDLRFVTITSSASIELSNAGLEVLVRGSQYKKCGRCWHHTPDVGANSDHPELCGRCISNLFGDGDHRLFA; this is encoded by the coding sequence ATTTCAAGAAAAAAGCTTATGTCTGAAAAAGAAAATACTTACCCCGTCAATTTACTAGATAGTTCATTTCCAATGCGGGGAGATTTGGCCAAGCGCGAACCCCAATGGGTAGCTCAGTGGCAAAAAAATAAACTGTATGAAAAGATTCGTGCTGCCCATGCCAATCAACCAAAGTTCATTCTGCATGATGGCCCTCCTTATGCCAACGGTGATATTCATATTGGTCATGCGGTAAATAAAATTCTGAAGGACATGATTGTCAAATCTCGTTGGTTAATGGGCTTTGACTCTGCTTATGTTCCAGGCTGGGATTGTCACGGAATGCCAATTGAGATTCAGATTGAAAAACAATTTGGTAAAAATTTGCCTACTGCCGAAGTGCAAGCTAAGGCACGTGCTTATGCCCAAGTACAGATTGATAAACAGAAAAAAGATTTTGAGCGTTTGGGGGTGTTGGGTGACTGGAATAACCCTTACTTGACCATGAACTTTCGCAATGAAGCCGATGAAATTCGGGCGCTAGGGAAAATCTGGGAAAAGGGTTACGTCTTCCGCGGCCTAAAACCAGTTAACTGGTGTTTTGATTGCGGCTCAGCTCTGGCTGAGGCTGAAGTGGAGTATCAAGATAAAACTGACCCTACCGTTGATGTCGGCTTTGCGTTTGATGAGGCGCAACGCCCACAACTTGCAAAAGCATTTGGGCTGAGCGAACTACCGAATAAGCCAGGTCAGATCGTTATTTGGACAACTACACCTTGGACTATTCCGGCTAACCAAGCGATGAACGTCCATCCAGAATTAATTTATGCATTGGTCGACGTTGGCGACAAGTTATTGATCCTGGCCAAAGACCGTGTTGAAACTTGCTTGCAAGACTATGGCCTCGAAGGAAAAATCATTGCTACATGTACGGGTAGTCAATTGGCTAATATTTCTTTTTGGCACCCTTTGGCATCATTACATGAGGGATACAAAAGACTCTCGCCAATCTATCCAGCCGAGTACGTCACCATCGATACCGGTACTGGCATTGTTCACTCCGCACCAGCTTATGGCGAGGAAGACTTTAAATCTTGTAAAGCCAACAATCTTGCTGATAAAGATATTCTCAATCCAGTGATGGGTAACGGCGTCTATGCATCATGGCTCCCGCTCTTTGCCAATGAATACATTTGGAAGGCCAACCCAAAGATTGTTGAAGCAATGCGCGAAGCAGGCAGCCTCTTACGTGACAAGACGTATACCCACTCATACATGCATTGCTGGCGTCATAAGTCACCCATCATCTATCGTGCAACCTCCCAGTGGTTCGCCAGTATGGATAAAAAGCCAACAGATGGCAAAGCTAGCTTGCGAGAAACTGCATTAGCCGGAATTGAAAATACTGAGTTTTTCCCGGCATGGGGTAAACAACGCTTACACAGCATGATTGCCAATCGTCCAGACTGGACTTTGTCCCGTCAACGTCAATGGGGTGTGCCGATGGCTTTCTTTGTACACAAAGAAACTGGTGATCCTCATCCACGCACAGTAGAACTTCTAGAAGAAATTGCCAAGCGGGTAGAAACCGGTGGCATTGAAGCATGGCAACAATTGGAAGTTGCTGAACTGCTTGGAGAAGAAGCATCTCAGTACGAAAAAAATCGTGACACTCTTGATGTGTGGTTTGATTCAGGCACAACGCATTGGCACGTGATTCGCGGCTCGCACCGTGATGAATTACTAACGGCTGAAGCTGAAACGCCGCAAGGACGTTTAGCCGACCTCTACCTCGAAGGATCAGATCAACACCGTGGCTGGTTTCATTCATCCCTCTTAACTGGCGCTATGTTGGATGGTAAGCCTCCTTACAAAGCTCTGCTTACCCATGGCTTTACCGTTGACGGTCAAGGTCGCAAGATGAGTAAGTCTGTTGGTAATGTGATCGCACCCCAGCAAGTTGCAGATAAATTAGGGGCAGAAATTATTCGCCTCTGGGTTGCATCCACCGATTACTCTGGTGAAATGACAATTTCAGATGAAATTCTCAAACGAGTTACTGAGAGCTATCGTCGCATTCGTAATACCTTGCGTTTCTTATTAGCCAACCTTTCTGACTTTGATCATGCTAAGCATGCAATGCCTGTTGATCAATGGCTTGAAATTGACCGCTATGCACTTGCCTTAGCAAATCAATTACAAGAGGACGTTGAGGCCCATTACAAAGCTTATGAATTCCAGCCAGCAGTGGCACGCATGCTCTCATTCTGCTCTGAAGATTTAGGTGGCTTTTATTTAGACATCATCAAGGATCGTCTTTATACAAGCGCGCCTAATTCTCCTGATCGCCGAGCTGCACAAAATGCGCTATTTCACATTACTCGCAATCTCTTGAAGTGGTTATCCCCATTCCTCTCTTTTACTGCTGAAGAGGCCTGGAAGGACTTTCCACACGGTTCAGACAACCAAGCGTCGGAATCTATCTTTATGGAAGAATTTGGTAGCTTCCCTGAAATTACTGACTCGCAAGAACTACTTGCCAAATGGAATCGTATTCGTGAAATTCGCTCTGAAGTTACTAAAGCAATTGAGGTAGAGCGTGAAGCTGGTAATGTGGGCTCATCCCTACAAGCTGAACTCACGATCAAAGTGGGTGATGTGGACTTTGCAATTCTTCACTCGCTAGAGAATGATTTACGCTTTGTAACCATTACCTCTAGCGCCTCTATTGAACTGAGTAATGCGGGCTTAGAAGTATTAGTGCGTGGTAGTCAATATAAGAAATGTGGGCGATGCTGGCATCACACCCCAGACGTGGGCGCAAATTCAGACCACCCTGAGTTATGTGGGCGCTGTATTAGCAATCTATTTGGCGACGGCGATCATCGCTTATTTGCATAA
- the lspA gene encoding signal peptidase II: protein MSISFLRCLAIASITLLLDQMSKWLALTNLQMGVPEPVFPFLNWLLLFNPGAAFSFLAQGSGWQRWFFTFLGVLASIYIVVMLRKNQQDGLLCVALSLILGGALGNVLDRLMYGAVVDFIDLHYANWHWPAFNVADSAICIGAVLIIFGELHKSFGKSPQSH from the coding sequence ATGAGCATCTCATTTCTTCGCTGCCTAGCAATTGCCTCAATCACTCTACTGTTAGATCAGATGAGTAAGTGGCTTGCGCTTACCAATCTCCAAATGGGGGTTCCAGAACCCGTGTTCCCATTTTTAAATTGGTTGCTCCTCTTTAATCCTGGTGCTGCATTTTCATTTCTGGCGCAAGGCTCGGGTTGGCAGCGTTGGTTTTTTACTTTCCTTGGCGTGCTAGCGAGCATCTACATAGTGGTTATGCTTCGCAAGAATCAACAGGATGGCTTACTTTGCGTGGCTCTGAGCTTGATCCTAGGGGGTGCACTGGGCAATGTCTTAGATCGCTTGATGTATGGCGCAGTTGTGGATTTTATTGATCTTCATTACGCCAATTGGCATTGGCCTGCATTCAATGTTGCTGATAGTGCCATTTGCATTGGGGCTGTACTCATTATTTTCGGCGAATTACATAAGTCATTTGGCAAATCTCCTCAATCCCATTAA
- the coaBC gene encoding bifunctional phosphopantothenoylcysteine decarboxylase/phosphopantothenate--cysteine ligase CoaBC produces MQSLLNKKIVLGISGGIAAYKAPELARQLMQEGATVQVVMTEAAQQFVTPVTMQALTGNPVYLSQWDSTVPNNMAHIELSRSADAILVAPASADLIAKLSLGLADDLLSTLCLARDCPLLVTPAMNKQMWEHAATQRSVQRLSEDGVTLLGPASGFQACGETGMGRMLEPSEITEQLIAFFQKKSLAGKKVLITAGPTFEAIDPVRGITNHSSGKMGFAIARAAVEAGAHVHLIAGPCDLDTPLQATGQITRTNVISAKEMHAATLSLTDYDLFFAVAAVADWGIAKPSKEKIKRQGKEAPNLEFIANPDILFDVAKSVKTKAGKPHPYCIGFAAESTNLEKHADEKRKRKGIPMIVGNIGPETFGSDLNQLLVIDANGSKKIAKAEKLQLARQLIQLVAKKI; encoded by the coding sequence ATGCAATCACTTTTAAATAAGAAAATCGTTCTGGGTATTTCTGGTGGAATTGCTGCTTACAAAGCACCAGAGCTTGCACGTCAATTAATGCAGGAAGGCGCAACAGTCCAAGTAGTCATGACTGAGGCTGCACAACAATTTGTTACGCCGGTCACTATGCAAGCCCTCACAGGCAATCCTGTTTATTTGAGCCAATGGGATAGTACTGTTCCAAACAATATGGCGCACATCGAGTTATCCCGTTCTGCGGATGCAATTCTGGTTGCGCCCGCAAGCGCTGATCTCATCGCTAAACTTTCTCTAGGCTTAGCAGATGATTTATTGAGCACACTCTGTCTTGCTAGAGATTGTCCACTGCTAGTGACACCTGCAATGAATAAACAGATGTGGGAGCATGCCGCCACACAAAGAAGTGTACAAAGACTCTCGGAAGATGGCGTCACCCTGCTGGGTCCCGCAAGCGGTTTTCAAGCTTGCGGTGAAACAGGGATGGGTCGCATGCTTGAGCCTTCTGAAATTACAGAGCAACTGATTGCCTTCTTCCAGAAAAAGTCGCTGGCCGGTAAAAAAGTCTTAATTACGGCAGGACCAACCTTCGAAGCCATCGATCCCGTCCGCGGTATTACTAACCACAGCTCAGGCAAGATGGGCTTTGCAATCGCTAGGGCTGCTGTTGAAGCTGGCGCTCACGTACATTTAATTGCAGGGCCATGTGATCTAGATACACCGCTCCAAGCTACCGGACAAATTACCCGAACCAACGTCATTAGCGCTAAAGAAATGCATGCTGCAACTTTAAGCTTAACTGACTACGATCTATTTTTTGCAGTCGCTGCAGTAGCTGATTGGGGCATTGCAAAACCATCCAAAGAAAAAATTAAGCGCCAAGGTAAAGAGGCGCCGAACTTGGAATTTATTGCAAACCCAGACATTCTGTTCGACGTTGCCAAGTCCGTAAAAACCAAAGCCGGCAAACCCCACCCATATTGCATTGGCTTTGCCGCTGAATCCACTAATCTAGAAAAACATGCTGACGAAAAACGCAAGCGCAAAGGCATCCCGATGATTGTCGGCAATATAGGCCCAGAAACCTTTGGTAGTGACTTAAATCAGTTACTTGTGATCGACGCCAATGGTAGTAAAAAAATCGCTAAAGCTGAAAAGCTGCAATTGGCTCGACAGCTCATACAGCTAGTAGCCAAGAAAATTTAA
- the dut gene encoding dUTP diphosphatase, whose amino-acid sequence MQSLQVKILDERMRDQLPSYGTPGSAGLDLRACIDEAIEIVPGQTVLVPTGLAIYVEDPRYAAFILPRSGLGHKHGIVLGNLVGLIDSDYQGQLMVSTWNRGSNPFKLEPMERLAQLVVMPIQQVELKVVEEFTESSRGAGGFGSTGRT is encoded by the coding sequence ATGCAATCTCTTCAGGTCAAAATTCTCGATGAACGCATGCGCGATCAATTGCCAAGCTATGGCACGCCTGGTAGCGCTGGTTTAGATTTACGTGCCTGTATTGATGAGGCTATTGAGATTGTGCCGGGCCAAACAGTCTTAGTACCAACTGGTCTGGCTATTTATGTAGAAGACCCACGTTATGCAGCTTTCATTCTACCGAGATCAGGTCTTGGACATAAACACGGCATTGTGTTGGGTAACTTAGTTGGATTAATTGATTCAGATTACCAAGGCCAACTGATGGTGAGCACCTGGAATCGCGGGTCTAATCCATTTAAGCTCGAACCCATGGAGCGTCTTGCACAACTAGTAGTGATGCCAATTCAACAGGTAGAACTGAAGGTTGTAGAAGAATTTACAGAAAGCAGTCGTGGTGCAGGCGGCTTTGGTAGTACGGGTAGAACTTAA
- a CDS encoding nucleoside deaminase, giving the protein MNRRGALTCLCGLSLGLLSQSALAKTELASVPLAQHELGMRAAIAIAAQNASYPFGAAITNSKSGKILAQGVNKTFSNPVLHGEMVCINQYVAQHGNQGWANLILYTTGEPCPMCMSALIWSGIGGVVYGSSANTIKKSGIDIFTFSAKEINQGNNFSQTQLLGGILEAECDSLFANRKITTPINA; this is encoded by the coding sequence ATGAACCGTCGGGGTGCATTAACCTGCCTATGCGGCTTGAGCCTCGGACTATTAAGTCAAAGCGCTCTAGCGAAAACTGAACTTGCCTCAGTTCCCCTAGCGCAACATGAATTAGGTATGCGTGCAGCTATCGCCATCGCTGCACAAAATGCGAGCTACCCATTTGGTGCAGCAATTACCAACTCCAAGAGTGGCAAAATTCTTGCACAAGGCGTAAACAAGACCTTTTCCAACCCAGTACTTCATGGTGAAATGGTTTGCATCAACCAATATGTCGCACAGCATGGTAATCAAGGCTGGGCTAATCTCATTTTGTATACAACTGGAGAGCCTTGCCCTATGTGTATGAGCGCCCTCATCTGGAGTGGCATAGGGGGCGTAGTTTACGGCAGTTCAGCCAACACCATTAAAAAGTCAGGCATTGATATCTTTACCTTTAGTGCCAAAGAAATCAATCAAGGAAACAACTTTAGCCAAACTCAATTACTGGGCGGCATCCTTGAAGCAGAGTGCGACTCTCTATTTGCCAACCGGAAGATAACAACCCCTATTAATGCATAA
- a CDS encoding dicarboxylate/amino acid:cation symporter, protein MTSKKLTNFILGAMLLGIVSGYLVHVYGSASGFAANYVEYISVLTDIFLRLIKMIIAPLVFSTLVVGIARMGDASAIGRVGLKTFAWFIGMSLVSILLGLLMVNLLHPGIGVNLPIPEVTANTGLDKSGFNVREFFKHIFPSSIFDAMGKNEILQIVVFAIFFGVAAGSFGQRAEEFIRNLDMLSHIMLKITNAVMKFAPFAVFAAVSSVVAENGLAILMTYGKFMASFYGSILILWLVIVLISSIVLKRRAFHLVSMLRQPILLAFSTASSEAAYPMTLEQVEKFGCKNKIASFVLPIGYSFNLDGSMMYCSFAAVFIAQVYSIDMTLSQQLLMLLVLMITSKGIAGVPRASLVVIAATLSQFNLPEAGVLLILGVDHFLDMARSATNVLGNGLATAVISKWEGELDPHGS, encoded by the coding sequence ATGACATCTAAAAAATTAACAAACTTTATCCTTGGGGCAATGCTCTTAGGGATTGTTAGTGGTTATCTTGTTCATGTGTACGGGTCAGCTTCGGGATTCGCCGCAAACTATGTGGAATATATTTCTGTATTAACGGATATCTTCTTAAGATTAATCAAGATGATTATTGCCCCCTTAGTCTTTAGTACTCTAGTGGTTGGCATTGCAAGAATGGGTGATGCCTCGGCTATAGGGCGTGTGGGTCTAAAGACCTTTGCTTGGTTTATTGGTATGTCCTTGGTGTCCATCTTATTGGGCCTATTGATGGTCAATCTTTTGCATCCTGGCATTGGTGTGAATTTGCCTATTCCAGAGGTGACGGCGAATACTGGCTTAGATAAGAGCGGGTTTAACGTGCGTGAGTTTTTCAAGCACATCTTCCCAAGCAGTATTTTTGATGCCATGGGCAAAAATGAAATATTACAAATAGTCGTTTTTGCTATATTTTTTGGCGTTGCTGCGGGTAGCTTTGGGCAAAGGGCTGAGGAATTTATTCGCAATCTAGATATGCTCTCCCATATCATGCTCAAGATTACAAATGCCGTCATGAAGTTTGCGCCATTTGCAGTCTTTGCAGCAGTCTCCTCTGTGGTTGCTGAAAATGGCCTGGCTATTTTGATGACCTATGGAAAGTTTATGGCCAGTTTTTATGGGTCGATTTTGATATTGTGGCTAGTGATTGTTTTAATTAGCTCCATTGTTCTCAAAAGAAGAGCATTCCATCTGGTTTCCATGTTGCGCCAACCGATTTTGTTGGCCTTTAGTACGGCTAGCTCCGAAGCCGCTTATCCCATGACTCTTGAGCAGGTAGAAAAGTTCGGTTGCAAAAATAAGATAGCCTCTTTTGTTCTGCCGATTGGATACTCATTTAATCTTGATGGCTCCATGATGTACTGCTCATTTGCTGCGGTGTTTATTGCTCAGGTATATTCAATTGACATGACGCTTTCTCAGCAGCTCCTGATGTTGCTGGTGTTGATGATCACATCAAAAGGAATTGCTGGAGTTCCCCGTGCTTCCTTGGTGGTGATTGCTGCGACTCTTTCCCAATTTAACTTGCCAGAAGCGGGCGTTTTATTAATTTTAGGGGTAGATCATTTCTTGGATATGGCACGCTCTGCCACTAATGTTTTAGGAAATGGCTTAGCGACAGCAGTCATTTCAAAGTGGGAGGGGGAGCTTGACCCACATGGCTCTTAA
- a CDS encoding aspartate ammonia-lyase, whose product MTKSSRPEHDLLGDAEVPADAYWGIHTLRAIENYPITGMVIGDYAELIKALAYVKEAAAKANLELGHLDPKKAEAIIAACHEIESGELHDQFVVDVIQGGAGTSTNMNANEVIANRALEILGYEKGDYSKLHPINDVNMSQSTNDVYPTSLRLATCFAIPTLLKAMASLREAFADKAEEFKDVLKIGRTQLQDAVPMTLGQEFSTYAVMIKEDEDRLSEAISLIAEINLGATAIGTGINTDVRYSKCAIEYLQKISGVDLIASPNLIEATQDCGAFVQLSGVLKRIAVKLSKICNDLRLLSSGPQAGLNEIRLPARAAGSSIMPGKVNPVIPEVVNQIAFEVIGNDVTITMAAEGGQLQLNAFEPIIAHSLFKSIQHLTAGCDTLKNHCVVGITANREVLAERVRTSAGLATALNPYLGYENATMIAKRALQENCSVADLVLELGLMDKETLDKILSPAVLTTPGIQSK is encoded by the coding sequence ATGACAAAATCAAGCCGTCCAGAGCATGACTTATTGGGGGATGCCGAGGTGCCCGCCGATGCCTATTGGGGTATCCACACTTTAAGGGCGATTGAAAACTATCCAATCACCGGCATGGTCATTGGCGATTATGCTGAACTCATAAAAGCTTTGGCGTATGTCAAGGAGGCTGCTGCTAAGGCTAATCTCGAGTTAGGCCATTTAGATCCCAAGAAGGCGGAAGCTATTATTGCCGCTTGTCATGAAATCGAATCTGGAGAGCTTCACGATCAGTTTGTCGTAGATGTTATTCAGGGTGGTGCAGGAACCTCCACCAATATGAATGCAAATGAAGTTATTGCAAATCGGGCATTAGAAATATTGGGATATGAAAAAGGGGATTATTCCAAACTTCATCCAATCAATGACGTCAATATGTCGCAAAGTACTAATGACGTTTACCCAACCTCATTACGCCTAGCCACTTGTTTTGCTATTCCCACCTTATTAAAAGCAATGGCATCGCTACGAGAAGCTTTCGCTGATAAGGCTGAAGAATTCAAGGATGTTTTAAAGATTGGTAGGACGCAGCTTCAGGACGCGGTGCCAATGACTTTGGGTCAAGAGTTTTCCACTTATGCAGTGATGATTAAGGAGGATGAGGACCGTCTCAGCGAGGCTATTTCCTTAATTGCTGAAATTAATCTAGGGGCAACTGCAATTGGTACGGGTATTAATACGGATGTTCGTTATTCCAAATGCGCCATAGAGTATTTGCAAAAAATTTCTGGTGTTGACCTCATTGCTTCTCCTAATCTGATTGAAGCAACTCAGGATTGTGGCGCTTTTGTGCAACTTTCTGGTGTCCTCAAGCGAATCGCGGTAAAGCTCTCAAAGATCTGCAATGATCTGCGTTTACTATCTAGCGGTCCTCAGGCTGGACTCAATGAAATTCGATTGCCTGCTAGAGCTGCCGGTTCATCCATCATGCCTGGAAAAGTAAATCCAGTGATTCCAGAGGTAGTTAATCAAATTGCCTTTGAAGTGATTGGTAATGATGTGACCATCACGATGGCGGCTGAGGGCGGTCAACTGCAGCTAAATGCTTTTGAGCCGATCATTGCGCATAGTCTTTTTAAGAGTATTCAGCATTTAACCGCAGGATGTGACACGCTTAAAAATCATTGTGTAGTTGGCATTACCGCTAATCGTGAGGTTTTAGCTGAGCGTGTCCGTACCTCTGCAGGCCTTGCTACTGCCTTAAACCCTTATCTCGGTTATGAGAACGCCACGATGATTGCCAAACGAGCGCTGCAGGAAAATTGCTCAGTGGCAGATTTGGTTCTTGAACTTGGGTTAATGGATAAAGAAACGCTAGATAAAATTCTGAGCCCTGCTGTTCTTACTACTCCAGGCATACAGTCAAAATAA